The following are encoded in a window of Candidatus Coatesbacteria bacterium genomic DNA:
- the asnS gene encoding asparagine--tRNA ligase, with amino-acid sequence MEVLLSDIAAHVGRTVTVKGWVHNKRQSSKKLLFLQLRDGTGTIQGVVAKNELGEAGFAAAAAATLECSCEVEGLVKADERAPTGHELVVSGFRLVGASPPDYPLQPRGKGEEPHGADFLLNHRHLWLRTPRQRAILRLRDRTIFYLRSFFDERGFTLIDSPILTANACEGTSTLFEVDYFDRPAYLSQSGQLYVEPACQALRKVYCFGPTFRAEKSFTRKHLTEFWMLEPEVAFLTQRGNMDLQEAMVKYVVGRVLEDDTALISEIHDKRGLDFAEDEESADEVVDRLEQARDTDFLRLTYDEALAELERRGEPLEWGEDFGAPHESALVEGLTVPVFVERWPAQAKAFYMEPDFNDERYVQCDDLITSGGYGELIGGSIRIHDPELLLERIDDHGLDRVDFQWYLDVRRYGSVPHGGYGLGLERFVQWLGGVRHIREVIPFPRTIKRLEP; translated from the coding sequence GTGGAAGTCCTGCTCAGCGATATCGCCGCGCACGTGGGCCGGACCGTGACCGTCAAGGGTTGGGTCCACAACAAGCGGCAGAGCTCGAAGAAACTGCTGTTCCTGCAGTTGCGCGACGGCACCGGCACCATCCAGGGGGTGGTGGCGAAGAACGAGCTCGGCGAGGCGGGCTTCGCCGCCGCCGCCGCCGCGACGCTGGAGTGCTCCTGCGAGGTCGAGGGGTTGGTCAAGGCCGACGAGCGCGCTCCGACGGGCCACGAGCTGGTGGTCAGCGGTTTCCGCCTGGTGGGGGCGAGCCCTCCGGACTACCCGCTCCAGCCCCGGGGCAAGGGCGAGGAGCCCCACGGAGCGGATTTCCTCTTGAACCATCGTCATCTTTGGCTGCGCACTCCGCGTCAGCGGGCCATCCTGCGTCTGCGCGACCGGACGATCTTCTACCTGCGCAGCTTCTTCGACGAGCGTGGTTTCACCCTGATCGATTCGCCGATTCTGACGGCCAACGCCTGCGAGGGCACCAGCACCCTGTTCGAGGTCGACTACTTCGACCGGCCGGCCTACCTGTCCCAGTCCGGCCAGCTCTACGTCGAGCCGGCCTGTCAGGCCCTGCGCAAGGTCTACTGCTTCGGTCCGACCTTCCGGGCGGAGAAGTCCTTCACCCGCAAGCACCTGACCGAGTTCTGGATGCTGGAGCCCGAGGTGGCCTTCCTGACCCAGCGGGGCAATATGGACCTCCAGGAGGCGATGGTCAAGTACGTCGTGGGCCGGGTGCTGGAGGACGACACGGCGCTGATCAGCGAGATTCACGACAAGCGCGGCCTGGACTTCGCCGAGGACGAGGAGTCCGCTGACGAGGTCGTCGACCGGCTGGAGCAGGCCCGCGACACGGACTTCCTTCGCCTGACCTACGACGAGGCGCTGGCGGAGCTGGAGCGCCGGGGCGAACCGCTGGAGTGGGGGGAGGACTTCGGCGCGCCCCACGAGTCCGCCCTGGTCGAGGGTCTAACGGTGCCGGTCTTCGTCGAGCGTTGGCCGGCGCAGGCCAAGGCCTTCTACATGGAGCCGGACTTTAATGACGAGCGCTACGTTCAGTGCGACGACCTGATCACCAGCGGCGGCTACGGCGAGCTGATCGGCGGCAGCATCCGCATCCACGATCCCGAGCTGCTGCTCGAGCGGATCGACGACCACGGCCTCGACCGGGTCGACTTCCAGTGGTACCTGGACGTGCGGCGCTACGGCAGCGTGCCCCACGGCGGCTACGGCCTGGGGCTGGAGCGTTTCGTCCAGTGGCTGGGCGGCGTGCGCCACATCCGCGAGGTGATCCCCTTCCCGCGGACGATCAAACGCCTGGAGCCCTAG